From Salinirubellus salinus, the proteins below share one genomic window:
- a CDS encoding PAS domain S-box protein: MSDVSEDRLGELGQTEDWFRLVTENVDAVVFLARVADLEVEYVSPAYEAVLDASTDRLYEDPWSFLEALHPADRAAYRADTASMVDAFESGTYDDRYVDEYRVGEESDPTSWIRVERYPVVEDGSVDRFVGIVADVTDRRELERTYRDVFEGVSDGLVVHDPETGEILEVNGRYCELTGYDRSELVGDDIGLIVTDRTAHALDVARERIDRAREEGPQLFEFEGERKDGGVFVGEVHLSLVELWGEERVLASVRDVTERKRHERIVRSLHESTERLQNARTREAVCEAAVDAASEVLDLSMPACWLAAGSGDRPVLEPVAASQSAWSVPGGPGRLEPGMRPYEAYERGETLVYTPSDHREESTLEVGVLVPLGDHGLLGAADPAVEEYDDVVVDAARTLGRHATAALDRVTRAAERRESERRLRTVLERIDEAVLLTDEGHLERETTAPDSLTSGYEAIWGRPYDAILGSGGVLGTIHPADREAYRETFEGVLDAMDRRESPGGQSVEYRIHRPDGECRWLRSDVYPLLWDEAGHRVAVVTRDITERRRREREYEQIFDGVQDAITVHDPETGEVVDANAAAHDLFGYAPGELTGLGVGDLSATNEGFTTERGRAVIHEVMETGESTTLEWLSETADGEHRWLEVKGTPAEVGGAPVYVSMIRDVTERKRTERHLQRIADRVDEVVYMASADMTAVDYVSPGYEDIWGHPVEQLYEEPFSFVDGIHPEDRESYRDGMERMLSDVERGDPRERYEFEYRVERPDGEVRWAEAAAYPLRGPSGAVDRIVGTIRDVTERERRRRTLSSFHDATRELTEAASREAASTRAVEAAEELLGLPFVGVHLYEESSGALEPAAATDSLRERAPSLPAFDPGDGRPWAVFVEGEAVLGDGEAGPATDVYGPEVPAPALVLPLGQHGVMLVAAPDHEFEGETVELAQILAATLEAALNHVRGRDELAEREERLASTRERADRLERLNTVIREIEQATVDHASRDAIEQSLCERLTAVEEYEAAWVLEPDAAATDLRPWTRAGESGPVGSATVDLPDDRPADHPAAEAHASASPAVVQHLATGAGTDAFGGTGEEWRKRLLRAGYQSLVAVPLAYDGTVHGVVCVVATDPSAFEERTEAVLAELGRSVGHAIAVLERQTALESDTTVELEFETDDESLLFVALAAETGGTVSLERTVRRSDGSFSAFYTVEDVSPARALEVARGVCGPESVTRVSADEAGSASLLEVTTERWFGTPFAERGAVVRTATATATPSESGRLVVEAPRGTDVRSLVESVRESHPRTELVAQRTQERAVESLLELRDRLDDRLTDRQMEVVETAYSAGYFAWPRENSGEEVASLLGVTQPTFNKHLRAAEREAFGMLLEWTASE; the protein is encoded by the coding sequence ATGTCTGACGTGAGCGAGGACCGACTCGGGGAACTCGGGCAGACCGAGGACTGGTTCCGCCTGGTCACCGAGAACGTGGACGCGGTCGTCTTCCTCGCCCGTGTCGCCGACCTCGAGGTGGAGTACGTCAGTCCGGCGTACGAGGCGGTGCTCGACGCCTCGACCGACAGGCTCTACGAGGACCCGTGGTCGTTTCTGGAGGCACTCCACCCAGCCGACCGAGCGGCGTACCGGGCCGACACGGCGTCGATGGTGGACGCGTTCGAGTCGGGGACGTACGACGACCGCTACGTGGACGAGTACCGAGTCGGGGAGGAGTCGGACCCGACCAGCTGGATACGGGTCGAGCGGTACCCTGTCGTCGAGGACGGGAGCGTCGACCGGTTCGTCGGCATCGTCGCGGACGTCACCGACCGCCGGGAGTTGGAGCGGACCTACCGGGACGTGTTCGAGGGCGTCTCCGACGGTCTGGTCGTCCACGACCCGGAGACGGGCGAGATACTGGAGGTGAACGGTCGCTACTGCGAACTGACTGGCTACGACCGCTCGGAACTGGTCGGGGACGACATCGGTCTCATCGTCACCGACCGGACGGCTCACGCGCTCGACGTGGCCCGCGAGCGCATCGACCGGGCCCGCGAGGAGGGGCCACAACTGTTCGAATTCGAGGGGGAACGGAAGGACGGTGGCGTGTTCGTGGGCGAAGTCCACCTGAGTCTGGTCGAACTCTGGGGCGAGGAGCGTGTGCTGGCGAGCGTCCGCGACGTGACCGAACGGAAACGGCACGAACGTATCGTCCGCTCGCTCCACGAGTCGACCGAGCGACTCCAGAACGCGCGGACCCGCGAGGCGGTGTGCGAGGCGGCCGTCGACGCCGCGAGCGAGGTGCTCGACCTGTCGATGCCGGCCTGCTGGCTGGCCGCTGGTTCGGGCGACCGGCCGGTCCTCGAACCGGTCGCCGCGAGCCAGTCGGCGTGGTCGGTCCCCGGCGGCCCCGGGCGGCTCGAACCCGGAATGCGGCCGTACGAGGCGTACGAACGCGGTGAGACGCTCGTCTACACACCGAGCGACCACCGCGAGGAGAGTACCCTCGAGGTGGGTGTGCTGGTGCCACTGGGCGACCACGGGTTGCTCGGGGCCGCCGACCCGGCCGTCGAGGAGTACGACGACGTGGTGGTCGACGCGGCCCGGACGCTCGGCCGGCACGCGACGGCGGCGCTCGACCGGGTGACCCGCGCGGCCGAGCGCCGCGAGAGCGAGCGGCGACTCCGGACGGTCCTCGAACGTATCGACGAGGCCGTCCTCCTGACCGACGAGGGGCACCTCGAGCGGGAGACGACCGCGCCGGACAGCCTCACATCCGGGTACGAGGCCATCTGGGGCCGGCCCTACGACGCTATCCTCGGGTCCGGTGGTGTCCTCGGGACCATCCACCCGGCTGACCGCGAGGCCTACCGCGAGACGTTCGAGGGCGTCCTCGACGCGATGGACCGGCGGGAGTCGCCCGGCGGGCAGTCGGTCGAGTACCGAATCCACCGACCGGACGGGGAGTGCCGCTGGCTCCGGTCCGACGTGTATCCGTTGCTCTGGGACGAGGCCGGCCACCGCGTCGCCGTGGTCACACGCGACATCACCGAGCGTCGCCGTCGGGAGCGCGAGTACGAACAGATATTCGACGGCGTGCAGGACGCCATCACCGTCCACGACCCGGAGACGGGCGAGGTGGTGGACGCGAACGCGGCGGCACACGACCTGTTCGGGTACGCGCCCGGGGAACTGACCGGCCTCGGGGTGGGTGACCTGAGCGCGACGAACGAGGGGTTCACCACGGAACGGGGCCGCGCGGTCATCCACGAGGTGATGGAGACGGGCGAGTCGACCACGCTGGAGTGGCTGTCCGAGACGGCCGACGGCGAGCACCGGTGGCTGGAGGTGAAGGGGACGCCGGCGGAGGTAGGCGGTGCCCCCGTCTACGTCTCGATGATACGGGACGTGACCGAGCGAAAGCGGACCGAGCGACACCTCCAGCGCATCGCCGACCGGGTGGACGAGGTGGTCTACATGGCCAGCGCCGACATGACGGCGGTCGACTACGTCTCGCCCGGCTACGAGGACATCTGGGGCCACCCCGTCGAGCAGCTCTACGAGGAGCCGTTCTCCTTCGTCGACGGCATCCACCCGGAGGATCGCGAGAGTTACCGCGACGGGATGGAGCGGATGCTGAGCGACGTGGAGCGGGGGGACCCACGCGAGCGCTACGAGTTCGAGTATCGCGTCGAGCGGCCGGACGGTGAGGTCCGGTGGGCAGAGGCGGCGGCCTACCCGCTCCGGGGACCGAGCGGCGCTGTGGACCGCATCGTCGGGACGATACGTGACGTGACCGAGCGCGAGCGGCGCCGCCGGACGCTCTCGTCGTTCCACGACGCCACCCGCGAACTGACCGAGGCGGCGTCTCGCGAGGCCGCCAGCACCCGGGCGGTCGAGGCAGCCGAGGAACTCCTCGGCCTCCCGTTCGTCGGTGTCCACCTGTACGAGGAGTCGTCGGGTGCGCTCGAACCGGCCGCCGCGACGGACTCGCTGCGCGAGCGTGCCCCCTCGCTCCCTGCGTTCGACCCCGGCGACGGCCGGCCGTGGGCGGTGTTCGTCGAGGGCGAGGCCGTCCTGGGTGACGGCGAGGCAGGTCCAGCCACCGACGTCTACGGTCCCGAGGTGCCCGCTCCGGCGCTCGTGCTGCCGCTGGGCCAGCACGGCGTGATGCTCGTCGCCGCGCCCGACCACGAGTTCGAGGGCGAGACGGTCGAACTCGCGCAGATACTCGCGGCGACGCTGGAGGCGGCGCTCAACCACGTCCGCGGCCGGGACGAGCTGGCAGAACGCGAGGAGCGACTGGCCAGCACCCGCGAGCGAGCGGACCGCCTCGAACGGCTCAACACCGTCATCCGCGAGATCGAGCAGGCGACGGTCGACCACGCCTCGCGGGACGCCATCGAACAGTCGCTCTGTGAGCGGCTCACGGCCGTCGAGGAGTACGAGGCCGCGTGGGTGCTCGAACCCGACGCGGCGGCCACCGACCTCCGCCCCTGGACACGGGCCGGCGAGTCGGGGCCCGTCGGTTCGGCCACCGTCGATCTGCCCGATGATCGGCCGGCCGACCACCCGGCCGCCGAAGCTCACGCGTCGGCGTCGCCGGCCGTCGTCCAGCATCTCGCCACGGGGGCGGGGACAGACGCCTTCGGTGGGACGGGCGAAGAGTGGCGAAAGCGTCTGCTCAGGGCGGGCTACCAGTCGCTCGTGGCCGTGCCACTCGCGTACGACGGGACGGTCCACGGCGTCGTCTGCGTCGTGGCTACCGACCCCTCCGCGTTCGAGGAGCGGACGGAAGCAGTGCTGGCGGAACTCGGCCGGTCGGTGGGACACGCCATCGCGGTGCTCGAGCGACAGACGGCACTCGAGTCGGACACCACCGTCGAACTGGAGTTCGAGACGGACGACGAGTCGCTCCTGTTCGTCGCGCTGGCGGCCGAGACGGGCGGGACGGTGTCCCTCGAGCGGACCGTCCGGCGGTCGGACGGCTCTTTCAGTGCGTTCTACACCGTCGAAGACGTGTCGCCGGCCCGTGCGCTCGAGGTGGCACGGGGCGTCTGCGGGCCAGAGTCGGTGACCCGGGTGAGCGCCGACGAAGCGGGTTCGGCGTCACTGCTGGAGGTGACGACGGAGCGGTGGTTCGGGACCCCGTTCGCGGAGCGTGGCGCAGTGGTCAGAACCGCGACGGCGACGGCGACGCCGTCGGAATCTGGGCGACTGGTCGTCGAAGCTCCACGTGGGACGGACGTGCGGTCGCTCGTCGAGTCCGTCCGCGAGTCCCACCCGAGGACGGAACTCGTCGCCCAGCGCACCCAGGAGCGCGCTGTCGAGTCGCTCCTCGAACTGCGCGACAGGCTGGACGACCGCCTGACCGACCGGCAGATGGAGGTGGTCGAGACGGCCTACTCGGCGGGCTACTTCGCGTGGCCCCGCGAGAACAGTGGCGAGGAGGTCGCCTCGCTCCTCGGCGTGACACAGCCGACGTTCAACAAGCACCTCCGGGCGGCCGAGCGCGAGGCGTTCGGGATGCTGCTGGAGTGGACGGCGAGCGAGTGA
- a CDS encoding ArsR/SmtB family transcription factor translates to MATGTPLPHRPPVESVDGGTRVVELGTDEIDTLCAVLASETARALLTAIEMEPRTASDVADHVDTSLQNALYHLRRLREAGLVSVVDTWYSSRGSEMKVYDTTHSRLVFAMQASEQTEGSEEGEEERHRLVTAAD, encoded by the coding sequence ATGGCAACAGGAACGCCACTCCCCCACCGGCCGCCCGTCGAGTCCGTCGATGGCGGTACCCGGGTGGTCGAACTCGGTACCGACGAGATAGACACGCTCTGTGCGGTCCTCGCCTCGGAGACGGCCCGGGCGCTCCTCACGGCCATCGAGATGGAGCCACGGACGGCCTCGGACGTGGCCGACCACGTCGACACGTCTCTCCAGAACGCGCTCTATCACCTGCGTCGACTCCGCGAGGCCGGCCTCGTGTCAGTCGTCGACACCTGGTACTCCTCCCGTGGGAGCGAGATGAAGGTGTACGACACGACCCACTCACGACTCGTGTTCGCCATGCAGGCGTCCGAGCAGACCGAGGGGAGCGAAGAGGGCGAGGAGGAGCGCCACCGGCTCGTCACCGCGGCTGACTGA
- a CDS encoding FAD-dependent oxidoreductase, translating to MRALQHGTDGQTDRQVLVVGTGVAGLLTAAACRERGFDPVVTAGAGRDRDRNPILTLWRPTGTLLDGLGVGDALAAGTPVRRWVCRHPRGRTAETLVHEGEPQAAPCVRVRRSRVERALAATVPDSRLWRRRTIRRVERGRSGPVVTFDDGVRERFDLVVGADGPGSRVRDAVVDDAADGVDPVVPTPVVGVSERPPRLEARHTVYEHWSPAGSVTRLSHLEGSDLWRYVAPGRTDGVVGTEHWAGDGLALVGEAAHPLSPVLTTHDSLAVEDGTTLAAVLASRPTTRAALQTYERRRSHRTRGLYGGAREDTGAAGDTPVPCRQAFLRTRFDRRDPAGRPDDW from the coding sequence GTGCGTGCCCTCCAGCACGGCACCGACGGCCAGACAGACCGGCAGGTCCTCGTCGTCGGGACGGGTGTCGCTGGACTCCTGACGGCCGCCGCGTGCCGCGAACGCGGGTTCGACCCCGTCGTCACCGCTGGAGCCGGCCGGGACCGGGACCGGAACCCGATCCTCACGCTCTGGCGCCCGACGGGGACCCTCCTCGATGGACTCGGCGTCGGAGACGCGCTGGCCGCGGGGACGCCCGTCCGACGCTGGGTGTGTCGGCACCCCCGCGGGAGGACCGCCGAGACGCTCGTCCACGAGGGGGAGCCGCAGGCCGCTCCCTGCGTCCGGGTGCGCCGGTCGCGAGTCGAACGGGCCCTCGCGGCCACGGTCCCGGACAGCCGCCTCTGGCGCCGACGGACCATCAGACGGGTCGAGCGCGGCCGGTCGGGCCCCGTCGTCACCTTCGACGACGGCGTCCGCGAGCGGTTCGACCTGGTGGTCGGAGCGGACGGTCCGGGCTCCCGGGTCAGGGACGCCGTCGTCGACGACGCGGCCGACGGCGTCGACCCCGTCGTCCCGACGCCCGTGGTCGGGGTTTCGGAGCGTCCTCCACGACTCGAGGCCCGCCACACCGTGTACGAGCACTGGTCACCAGCGGGGTCGGTGACGCGACTGAGCCACCTCGAGGGTAGTGACCTGTGGCGATACGTGGCCCCGGGCAGGACCGACGGGGTCGTCGGGACCGAACACTGGGCGGGAGACGGGCTGGCGCTGGTCGGCGAGGCGGCACACCCCCTCTCGCCCGTCCTGACGACCCACGACTCGCTGGCCGTCGAGGACGGGACCACCCTCGCGGCGGTGCTGGCCTCCCGGCCGACGACCCGAGCAGCCCTCCAGACCTACGAACGACGCCGGAGTCACCGAACTCGTGGTCTCTACGGCGGGGCCCGTGAGGACACGGGCGCCGCGGGCGACACGCCCGTGCCCTGCCGGCAGGCGTTCCTCCGGACGCGGTTCGACCGTCGTGACCCGGCCGGGCGCCCCGATGACTGGTGA
- a CDS encoding DHH family phosphoesterase — MQFGTLPFVPQTGGAVVGQSGVELLLRRRPVLLLALVGVVVLVLAGFAIRRYLRTPGDRLCKALAAVDEVTVLMHPNPDPDAMASAMGIAHLAESVGTDANVQYSGRIRHEENRALVRALGLAFTRLEEASALRADHVVLVDHNEARGFAGAGGLNPYAVVDHHPGGGRGQAFTDVRPEYGSCAAIVAEYLRDRGWEPGAHETPLPSDLATALLYGIQADTNDFSRGCTNADFDAAAFVFPAVKAEVLDHVSNPPIDEEALDIRSRAVQYRTRSGSYLCSFVGGVENTDALGQAADELLRLEGVTAVVVGGRLDGTLHLSARSRDDGIHVGQALREAVADIPMANAGGHRQMGGGQLSIDHMRGLGPSSGVSTDELRERLFAALASQ; from the coding sequence ATGCAATTCGGGACCCTCCCGTTCGTCCCACAGACGGGTGGCGCCGTCGTGGGGCAGTCGGGAGTGGAGCTGCTGCTCCGACGGCGACCGGTGCTGTTGCTGGCGCTGGTCGGAGTGGTGGTGCTCGTCCTCGCCGGCTTCGCGATCCGGCGGTACCTGCGGACGCCAGGCGATCGGCTCTGCAAGGCGCTCGCGGCCGTCGACGAGGTGACGGTGCTGATGCACCCCAACCCGGACCCGGACGCGATGGCCTCGGCGATGGGTATCGCACATCTCGCCGAATCGGTCGGAACGGACGCGAACGTCCAGTACAGCGGCCGGATCCGCCATGAGGAGAACCGCGCGCTGGTCCGAGCTCTCGGGCTGGCGTTCACGCGTCTCGAGGAGGCCTCGGCCCTCCGGGCCGACCACGTCGTCCTGGTCGACCACAACGAGGCCCGTGGCTTCGCCGGCGCCGGTGGGCTGAACCCGTACGCGGTCGTGGACCACCACCCCGGTGGCGGTCGGGGGCAGGCGTTCACCGACGTCCGGCCCGAGTACGGCTCCTGTGCGGCCATCGTGGCCGAGTACCTGCGTGACCGTGGGTGGGAGCCGGGCGCCCACGAGACGCCCCTCCCGAGCGACCTCGCCACGGCCCTGCTCTACGGCATCCAGGCCGACACCAACGACTTCTCGCGGGGGTGCACCAACGCGGACTTCGACGCCGCGGCCTTCGTCTTCCCCGCCGTGAAGGCGGAGGTCCTCGACCACGTCTCGAACCCACCCATCGACGAGGAGGCGCTCGACATCCGTTCCCGCGCGGTGCAGTACCGGACCCGCTCCGGGTCCTACCTCTGCTCGTTCGTCGGGGGGGTGGAGAACACCGACGCGCTCGGACAGGCCGCCGACGAACTGCTCCGGCTGGAGGGCGTGACGGCCGTCGTCGTCGGCGGCAGACTCGACGGGACACTCCACCTCTCCGCTCGGTCGCGCGACGACGGCATCCACGTCGGACAGGCCCTGCGCGAGGCCGTCGCCGACATCCCGATGGCCAACGCCGGCGGCCACCGGCAGATGGGCGGCGGCCAGCTCTCCATCGACCACATGCGCGGGCTGGGGCCGTCGAGCGGGGTATCGACGGACGAGCTGCGCGAGCGGCTCTTCGCGGCGCTGGCGTCCCAGTGA
- a CDS encoding class I SAM-dependent methyltransferase, with protein sequence MTASGDGTTATAGAVAVAGFYGRYAALYDAIATLPGVARWRAAAADSLALSPGDHVVEMGCGSGANLPHLADRVGPEGHVLGVDLTPELLAVARDRTANLPQVSLARGDATHPPVATGDVDAVLGTFVTGMFRDPAAVVTAWCHLVGGDGRIALMDLSASGHPVGRLLNPPFRAFTAASAPAAGPADVLRGFLPGAAAEDVLATRVDAGREALVARTRDRTFETFALGFCGLLSGRVAGE encoded by the coding sequence GTGACCGCGAGTGGGGACGGCACGACGGCGACGGCGGGCGCGGTGGCCGTCGCCGGGTTCTACGGCCGGTACGCCGCACTCTACGACGCTATCGCGACGCTCCCGGGGGTCGCCCGGTGGCGCGCGGCGGCGGCCGACTCGCTGGCGCTCTCACCGGGCGACCACGTGGTCGAGATGGGGTGTGGGTCCGGTGCGAACCTCCCGCACCTCGCCGACCGGGTCGGCCCGGAGGGACACGTCCTCGGTGTCGACCTCACTCCCGAACTGCTGGCCGTCGCCCGCGATCGGACCGCGAACCTGCCGCAGGTGTCGCTCGCCCGCGGGGACGCCACCCACCCGCCCGTCGCCACCGGCGACGTCGACGCCGTCCTCGGCACCTTCGTGACCGGGATGTTCCGCGACCCGGCCGCCGTCGTCACGGCGTGGTGTCACCTCGTGGGCGGAGACGGTCGTATCGCCCTGATGGACCTCTCGGCCTCGGGCCACCCCGTCGGCCGCCTGCTGAACCCGCCGTTCCGCGCGTTCACCGCCGCCAGCGCACCCGCTGCCGGTCCCGCCGACGTGCTCCGGGGGTTCTTGCCGGGTGCGGCCGCCGAGGACGTCCTCGCCACGCGTGTCGACGCCGGCCGGGAGGCACTGGTCGCGCGGACCCGTGACCGGACGTTCGAGACGTTCGCGCTCGGGTTCTGTGGCCTGCTCTCCGGGCGCGTCGCCGGGGAGTGA
- a CDS encoding thiamine-phosphate synthase family protein has product MRFVEEVVVDEFLPTFRSMLAADLRGRGLTQTEVADLLGISQSAVSKYAQGEVDVNEAVAADERVERLVARLGEGLAEGSMSPVQALAEAEVLVRQLEHGDLLARLHEESFPPLAAYEGDFAIHDPDSEPRTAARVLASVRQGLRMLETTSGFAALIPAVGSNLVEALPDAEGITDVAAVPGRILDVKGRATVPSDPEFGVSEHVAGVLLAARRAGSDARAAVNVRYDPAIVAALAERHVTVEFDAEVNVETAVGEAIESNPTVTVLYHTGGFGVEPIVYVLAEDAVAAAEAVRGLASEEPKP; this is encoded by the coding sequence GTGCGCTTCGTCGAGGAGGTGGTCGTCGACGAGTTCCTCCCCACGTTCCGGTCGATGCTGGCCGCCGACCTGCGCGGACGAGGGCTGACCCAGACGGAGGTGGCGGACCTGCTCGGCATCAGCCAGAGTGCCGTCTCGAAGTACGCGCAGGGCGAGGTCGACGTGAACGAGGCCGTGGCAGCCGACGAGCGCGTCGAGCGACTCGTCGCCCGGCTCGGGGAGGGCCTCGCCGAGGGGTCCATGTCGCCCGTGCAGGCGCTCGCCGAGGCGGAGGTACTCGTCCGGCAACTCGAGCACGGCGACCTGCTCGCGCGGCTCCACGAGGAGTCGTTCCCGCCGCTGGCCGCCTACGAGGGCGACTTCGCCATCCACGACCCGGACTCGGAACCGCGGACCGCCGCGCGCGTCCTCGCCTCGGTCCGGCAGGGCCTGCGGATGCTGGAGACGACGAGCGGGTTCGCCGCGCTCATCCCCGCGGTCGGGTCGAACCTCGTCGAGGCGCTCCCCGACGCCGAGGGTATCACCGACGTGGCCGCCGTCCCGGGCCGCATCCTCGACGTCAAGGGGCGCGCGACGGTCCCCTCGGACCCGGAGTTCGGCGTCAGCGAGCACGTCGCGGGCGTCCTGCTGGCCGCGCGCCGCGCCGGGAGCGACGCGCGGGCGGCCGTCAACGTCCGGTACGACCCGGCCATCGTGGCGGCGCTGGCCGAGCGTCACGTGACCGTGGAGTTCGACGCCGAGGTGAACGTGGAGACGGCCGTCGGCGAGGCCATCGAGTCGAACCCCACGGTCACGGTGCTGTACCACACCGGAGGGTTCGGCGTCGAGCCCATCGTCTACGTCCTCGCCGAAGACGCCGTCGCCGCCGCGGAGGCCGTCCGGGGACTGGCGAGTGAGGAGCCGAAGCCGTGA
- the dcd gene encoding dCTP deaminase codes for MILSDTDILGRLSEGDLVIEPLADPDLQVQPASVDLRLGREFLEFRRTNIPCIHPNSEREVDDYVTETVVDEGGEFILHPGDFVLGTTMERVEIPADLIAHVQGRSSLGRLAIVIHATAGIVDPGYRGQITLELSNLGAAPVALSPGMRISQVLFTELKTAAERPYGSKRGSKYQDQTGPQASRIGGDSEFGGDQ; via the coding sequence ATGATACTCTCGGACACGGACATCCTCGGGCGACTGAGCGAGGGTGACCTCGTCATCGAACCGCTGGCCGACCCCGACCTGCAGGTCCAGCCGGCGAGCGTCGACCTCCGTCTCGGCCGCGAGTTCCTCGAGTTCCGCCGGACCAACATCCCCTGCATCCACCCGAACAGCGAGCGCGAGGTGGACGACTACGTCACCGAGACGGTCGTCGACGAGGGCGGCGAGTTCATCCTCCACCCCGGAGACTTCGTGCTCGGGACGACGATGGAGCGGGTGGAGATCCCCGCCGACCTCATCGCGCACGTCCAGGGACGCTCGTCGCTCGGCCGGCTCGCCATCGTCATCCACGCCACCGCGGGCATCGTCGACCCCGGCTACCGCGGCCAGATCACGCTCGAACTCTCGAACCTCGGCGCCGCCCCCGTCGCGCTCTCGCCGGGGATGCGGATCTCGCAGGTACTGTTCACGGAACTCAAGACGGCCGCCGAGCGTCCCTACGGGAGCAAGCGCGGGTCGAAGTACCAGGACCAGACGGGGCCGCAGGCGTCGCGCATCGGTGGGGACAGCGAGTTCGGAGGCGACCAGTGA
- a CDS encoding VOC family protein, whose translation MLTDTPGLHHVTGIVGDAQQAVAFYAGTLGLRLAQQTVNFEDLLQHHLYFTDAAGEPGSVVTVFPDPYADDGRVGRPQPERTALAVPEGSLAAWRERLVEQGVDATPVERLGGDERALQFTDPVGTRLELVASDAPGDPHTARVDASMAVRGLHGVTLQSGNPYATASVLETLGYEYEVETVERVRYRAGGERATVVDVLLGDAEGGREGPGTYHHLAVRVPEEEALYEWRDLFVERGYECSRVKDRHYFHSLYVREPGGILFELATETGGIAAGAGDATALSLPEWFESERELVESQLPVLSVPSVERS comes from the coding sequence GTGCTCACGGACACGCCCGGTCTCCACCACGTCACGGGTATCGTCGGCGACGCCCAGCAGGCCGTCGCGTTCTACGCCGGGACGCTCGGCCTGCGGCTCGCCCAGCAGACGGTCAACTTCGAGGACCTGCTGCAGCACCACCTCTACTTCACCGACGCGGCAGGCGAGCCGGGGTCGGTGGTGACCGTCTTCCCGGACCCGTACGCCGACGACGGTCGGGTCGGCCGGCCGCAACCGGAGCGGACGGCGCTCGCGGTGCCCGAAGGGTCGCTGGCGGCGTGGCGCGAGCGCCTTGTCGAGCAAGGTGTCGACGCGACTCCGGTCGAGCGACTCGGCGGCGACGAGCGCGCGCTCCAGTTCACCGACCCGGTCGGGACCCGTCTCGAACTCGTCGCGAGCGACGCGCCGGGTGATCCGCACACGGCCCGGGTCGACGCTTCGATGGCTGTCCGGGGGCTCCACGGCGTCACGCTGCAGTCCGGGAACCCCTACGCCACGGCCTCGGTGCTGGAGACGCTCGGCTACGAGTACGAGGTCGAGACGGTCGAACGGGTCCGCTACCGCGCCGGCGGCGAGCGGGCGACGGTGGTGGACGTCCTGCTCGGTGACGCCGAGGGTGGCCGCGAGGGACCGGGGACCTACCACCACCTCGCCGTGCGCGTGCCCGAGGAGGAGGCGCTCTACGAGTGGCGCGACCTGTTCGTCGAGCGCGGCTACGAGTGCTCGCGGGTGAAAGACCGGCACTACTTCCACTCGCTGTACGTCCGCGAACCGGGCGGCATCCTGTTCGAGCTGGCGACCGAGACCGGCGGTATCGCGGCCGGCGCGGGCGACGCGACGGCGCTCTCGCTCCCCGAGTGGTTCGAGTCCGAGCGGGAACTGGTCGAGAGTCAGCTGCCGGTGCTGTCGGTGCCGTCGGTCGAGCGGTCGTGA
- a CDS encoding DUF7860 family protein: protein MAGRYGSLDYPKLTKRGFLLGLGLFIFGVTAEFAIGVLGLQVPAWEEVLLLDAIGLGIVVALFSVLVFGIVLPLTE, encoded by the coding sequence ATGGCCGGTCGATACGGGTCGCTCGACTACCCCAAACTGACGAAACGTGGGTTCCTGCTGGGACTCGGACTGTTCATCTTCGGCGTGACGGCGGAGTTCGCCATCGGCGTGCTCGGCCTGCAGGTCCCGGCGTGGGAGGAGGTGCTCCTGCTCGACGCCATCGGACTCGGCATCGTCGTCGCCCTGTTCTCGGTTCTCGTCTTCGGTATCGTCCTGCCGCTCACGGAGTGA
- the pth2 gene encoding peptidyl-tRNA hydrolase Pth2 yields the protein MSYKQAIVARTDIGMGEGKLAAQVAHAALSAYEDADDRTRKAWKGGGQKKIVLQASGEQELFRLADVAEREGLPNAIVRDAGHTQLDPGTVTCLAVGPGPEELVDEVTGDLSLY from the coding sequence ATGAGTTACAAACAGGCCATCGTCGCCCGGACCGACATCGGCATGGGTGAGGGGAAACTAGCCGCACAGGTCGCCCACGCGGCGCTCTCGGCCTACGAGGACGCCGACGACCGGACGCGCAAGGCGTGGAAGGGGGGCGGGCAGAAGAAGATCGTCCTGCAAGCGTCGGGAGAGCAGGAACTGTTCCGCCTCGCGGACGTGGCCGAACGCGAGGGGCTGCCGAACGCCATCGTCCGCGACGCGGGCCACACGCAACTCGACCCCGGCACGGTCACCTGTCTCGCGGTCGGTCCCGGCCCGGAGGAACTCGTCGACGAGGTGACCGGCGACCTCTCGCTGTACTGA